In Ostrea edulis chromosome 6, xbOstEdul1.1, whole genome shotgun sequence, a single window of DNA contains:
- the LOC130047146 gene encoding perlucin-like protein: MISLHRQAIQWYIYLGSPLSPRRISAVMNAYIFLALLCTILVAVEASYNNAPQYNKFGYMAAKVAAGSCPYGWSLYHGSCYYFSRDRLTWWQAEMKCASMGGFLCNVDEAHENTYVRHHLAMYGVSPGAWMGLNDCLYPNAHRWIWGFSKKRCHKFDWYGSEPVYHKAGDWNCGAFWKHYHYHWHVDSCAQRNYYVCEMKLGKPCKCQY, encoded by the exons ATGATCTCATTGCACAGGCAAGCAATCCAATGGTATATATACCTTGGTTCTCCACTGAGTCCTCGGAGAATATCTGCTGTCATGAATGCTTACATTTTTCTCGCACTACTTTGCACCATCTTGGTAGCTG tTGAGGCTAGCTACAACAATGCCCCACAATACAACAAGTTTGGGTACATGGCTGCCAAGGTGGCGGCCGGGAGCTGTCCTTATGGCTGGTCCTTGTATCACGGGAGCTGTTATTATTTCAGCCGAGACAGACTAACATGGTGGCAGGCCGAG ATGAAGTGTGCTTCCATGGGCGGTTTCTTGTGTAATGTTGACGAGGCTCACGAAAACACTTACGTCAGACATCACCTGGCCATGTATGGAG TGTCTCCTGGAGCTTGGATGGGTCTGAATGACTGTCTGTACCCTAACGCCCACAGATGGATCTGGGGATTCAGCAAGAAGCGGTGTCACAAGTTTGACTGGTACGGTAGCGAGCCCGTGTACCACAAAGCCGGCGACTGGAACTGTGGAGCCTTCTGGAAGCATTACCACTACCACTGGCACGTGGACAGCTGTGCCCAGAGAAACTACTACGTCTGTGAGATGAAACTG ggaAAACCATGTAAATGTCAGTATTAA